In one Anticarsia gemmatalis isolate Benzon Research Colony breed Stoneville strain chromosome 9, ilAntGemm2 primary, whole genome shotgun sequence genomic region, the following are encoded:
- the Syn1 gene encoding syntrophin-like 1 produces the protein MVENGASSGGSDSPSATCARSGLLETLVRGVWYRVHCTLEEDYLSVCLDDGYDATTTLNGTLNNNNVETPNSDFTEVPEAIANQKRLVQVVKSDNNGLGISIKGGIENNMPILISKIFKGMAADLTEQLYVGDAILSVNGEDLKDATHEEAVKALKRAGKMVQLEVKYLREVTPYFRKASIISEVGWELQRGFMADVPPSPPSPRRRRADTRYVPLLMACIAKNLRHRDPEERTIEIYSPDGVHALALRASSAQGAAGWHRALHAAVRRAARAALARARPRLRPLLGDVRYAGWLARRPPQDHMSASGGSDSSDEAEGWQPTFVAITDRELRLYEAAPWSGEAWCAPTECFGLAATRLAWWRRAAAGGAAALGVRAGTAAGLAVRELRADTPHDLAHVAGALVDGAHHAVRDQTEFTFRCRFRGACARLSLGAGGVCVWEAAGSLGRGGARALYRRPLHALRASADDDRAALWLHFADDDTVELDMEGSPKPAVFILHNLLSARVHQLPGEGSSPPL, from the exons ATGGTGGAAAACGGGGCATCGAGTGGAGGCAGCGATAGCCCTAGTGCTACCTGTGCTCGTTCAGGTTTACTAGAGACTCTGGTACGCGGCGTATGGTATCGTGTTCATTGTACACTTGAAGAAGATTACCTGAGTGTGTGCCTCGACGATGGGTACGACGCAACAACTACACTGAACGGTACACTGAACAACAACAATGTTGAGACGCCGAACAGTGATTTTACCGAAGTGCCCGAGGCTATTGCGAATCAGAAGCGTCTCGTACAGGTGGTGAAGTCAGACAATAATGGGTTGGGGATATCAATCAAGGGTGGCATAGAGAACAACATGCCGATATTGATATCAAAGATATTTAAAGGTATGGCGGCAGACCTCACAGAGCAGTTGTATGTTGGTGATGCTATATTATCAGTAAATGGTGAAGATCTGAAGGATGCAACACATGAAGAGGCAGTGAAAGCATTGAAAAGAGCTGGGAAAATGGTACAATTAGAAG tGAAGTACCTTCGAGAAGTGACTCCATACTTCCGAAAAGCATCCATCATCAGCGAGGTTGGCTGGGAGCTGCAGCGTGGGTTCATGGCCGACGTTCCTCCCTCACCGCCGTCGCCTCGACGACGCCGGGCCGACACCCGTTACGTGCCTTTGTTAATGGCTTGCATCGCTAAGAACTTGCGCCACCGTGACCCTG AGGAGCGCACCATAGAGATCTACTCCCCGGACGGCGTGCACGCGCTGGCCCTGCGCGCCAGCAGTGCGCAGGGCGCGGCGGGCTGGCACCGCGCGCTGCACGCCGCcgtgcgccgcgccgcccgcgccgcgctgGCCCGCGCGCGGCCCCGCCTGCGTCCGCTGCTGGGCGACGTGCGCTACGCTGGCTGGCTGGCGCGCAGACCACCACAGGATCAC ATGAGCGCTTCCGGCGGATCCGACAGCTCCGACGAGGCTGAAGGGTGGCAACCGACCTTCGTGGCTATCACTGACCGAGAACTGAG GTTGTACGAGGCGGCGCCGTGGTCGGGCGAGGCGTGGTGCGCGCCCACGGAGTGCTTCGGGCTGGCGGCCACGCGCCTGGCGTggtggcggcgcgcggcggcgggcggcgcggcggcgctggGCGTGCGCGCCGGCACGGCGGCGGGGCTGGCCGTGCGCGAGCTGCGCGCCGACACGCCGCACGACCTGGCGCACGTGGCCGGCGCGCTCGTAGACGGCGCGCACCACGCCGTGCGCGACCAGACCGAGTTCACCTTCC GTTGTCGGTTCCGCGGCGCGTGTGCTCGCCTGTCGCTGGGCGCGGGCGGCGTGTGCGTGTGGGAGGCGGCGGGGTCGCTGGGGCGCGGCGGGGCGCGGGCGCTGTACCGCCGCCCGCTGCACGCGCTGCGGGCCTCCGCCGACGACGATCGCGCCGCGCTCTGGCTGCACTTCGCCGACGACGACACCGTG GAGCTGGACATGGAGGGCAGCCCCAAGCCGGCGGTGTTCATCCTGCACAACCTGCTGTCGGCGCGCGTGCACCAGCTGCCGGGCGAGGGCTCGTCGCCGCCGCTATAG
- the LOC142975440 gene encoding tyrosine-protein kinase transmembrane receptor Ror-like — protein MKHCSVFIVFCLCLCEIQTSSLNKLESGSLLKGNSTSEKKVWNIKLDIFFSKTLPAVITRAPKSDVRFKCEAIMNYTKIEQYTKSKEGVATLLKDSPPDHIQQKLLENVKVYWLKDNKVIDDNSTQRIKITTKIDKTNGTVGTNLRIKDITVADKGNYSCVIKQNYEKKQTSQLRVEENVENYEIPTYASLFPNTDIYSQLDINIQSTPGLLSENIQVVNNSTDATPQTLEPVCQEYLGRVCADHLKGQFVYIPYNLSQADLEDKLMKAFQVTKYSNDISPRCEGYALPSLCYSTFPICRDPLTTNSNFFRDVKNLIEESQGSAKPDDDDLPKIVFENLPNGKIPEKYLKPNSSITSILNYRYNSTVLRRVCRQDCEILENELCQKEYAIAKRHPHIGQQLTLEECQDLPEDDPDCLRISIGSVMVSDDECYWENGNSYLGRVNVANNGMPCVEWSKQLHVKVSDFPELAGRHSYCRNPGGVKEQPWCIIDKDGKTDKQLCDIPKCAHKIWIYIVIVFLVITLTIIGFIICLCYRHKNKNNAATIRDINLPNADKNIYGNSRLNSPIEMSELLTNNVANQPHLTRNTRSGGVLRIPQYSLSQIKFLEELGEGAFGKVYKGALKKNGETQFVAVKALKENASAKTQADFRREIDLISELTHENIVCIVGVALREEPLCMLFEFMARGDLHEFLMGRAPPSGKGLPAMRLLNIAYNIASGMQYLASHHYVHRDLAARNCLVSDDFIVKISDFGLSRDIYSSDYYRVQSKSLLPVRWMPPESILYGKFTTESDIWSYGVVLWEIYSYGLQPYYGYSNQEVISMVRGGELLAAPTSCPPLMYTLMRDCWKHTPQRRPNFEEIVLRIQEWITMGGCPEAAPSDSGSCSFTNRPSGSSRDLQERVPLLPPHCSSSNGSLATGSLKKFSAAGSSSKVTEDNCSTCSEVPPLAPKTKKHSSGSLIDTEKVGTKDTVVRIPNTQFGNEI, from the exons ATGAAACACTGcagtgtatttattgttttctgcCTCTGTTTATGTGAAATTCAAACATCAAGCTTGAACAAATTAGAATCTGGCTCCTTACTGAAAGGGAATTCGACGTCCGAGAAAAAAGTATGGAACATAAAACTTGATATTTTCTTCTCGAAAACATTGCCTGCCGTGATCACCAGGGCACCTAAGAGCGATGTACGCTTCAAATGTGAAGCGATTATGAACTACACCAAGATTGAACAATACACTAAGAGCAAAGAAGGTGTCGCCACATTACTTAAAGACTCTCCTCCAGACCACATACAACAAAAATTACTAgaaaatgtgaaagtttattGGTTGAAAGACAATAAGGTTATTGATGATAACTCCACACagagaataaaaataactactaaaataGATAAGACTAATGGGACCGTGGGCACAAACCTCAGAATAAAGGACATAACTGTAGCTGATAAGGGTAATTACTCATGTgtgataaaacaaaattatgagaAAAAGCAAACTTCACAGCTTAGGGTTGAAGAGAATGTTGAAAACTATGAGATTCCTACATATGCATCACTGTTTCCTAATACAGATATTTATAGTCAGTTGGATATCAATATACAGTCAACCCCTGGTTTGCTATCAGAAAATATACAAGTAGTGAACAACTCCACTGATGCTACACCTCAGACTTTGGAGCCAGTGTGTCAGGAATACCTAGGTAGAGTGTGTGCTGATCACTTGAAGGGACAGTTTGTGTACATCCCTTATAACTTGAGTCAGGCAGATCTAGAAGATAAGTTGATGAAAGCTTTCCAAGTGACAAAGTATTCTAATGACATTAGTCCTCGCTGTGAAGGATATGCCCTCCCCAGTTTGTGTTACTCAACATTCCCTATTTGTAGAGATCCTCTGACAACCAACAGCAACTTCTTTAGAGATGTCAAGAATCTTATTGAAGAGTCACAAGGCTCAGCCAAACCAGATGATGATGATTTGCCTAAAATTGTGTTTGAGAATTTACCTAATGGAAAAATACCTGAAAAGTATCTAAAGCCTAACAGTTCAATAACGTCTATACTGAATTACCGCTACAACTCAACTGTTCTGAGAAGGGTGTGCAGACAGGACTGTGAGATATTAGAGAATGAATTGTGTCAGAAAGAATATGCCATTGCAAAGAGACACCCTCATATAGGACAACAACTAACATTAGAAGAATGTCAGGATTTACCTGAAGATGATCCTGATTGTCTAAGGATCAGCATTGGCTCTGTTATGGTATCTGATGATGAATGCTATTGGGAAAATGGTAATAGTTATTTAGGCAGAGTTAATGTTGCTAATAATGGCATGCCTTGTGTTGAATGGTCTAAACAGCTGCATGTTAAGGTGTCCGACTTCCCTGAACTGGCCGGCAGACATAGTTACTGCAGAAATCCTGGTGGAGTTAAAGAACAACCTTGGTGTATCATAGATAAAGATGGTAAAACTGACAAACAACTTTGTGATATACCAAAATGTGCTCATAAAATTTGGATTTACatagttattgtttttcttgtaattacTCTCACTATTATTggtttcattatttgtttatgctacagacacaaaaacaaaaataatgctgCTACTATCAGAGACATAAACTTGCCGAATGCTGACAAGAACATCTATGGGAATTCTAGGCTGAATTCACCAATAGAGATGAGTGAATTACTAACAAACAATGTTGCTAATCAGCCACATCTGACACGAAACACTCGCAGTGGTGGTGTACTGCGTATTCCACAGTACTCATTGTCACAAATTAAGTTTTTGGAAGAGTTGGGTGAAGGTGCTTTTGGTAAAGTATACAAAGGTGCATTGAAGAAGAATGGAGAGACACAGTTTGTGGCTGTCAAGGCATTGAAAGAGAATGCTTCAGCCAAGACTCAGGCAGACTTCAGAAGGGAAATTGATTTAATATCAGAGTTGACTcatgaaaatattgtatgtattgttGGAGTAGCTTTGAGAGAAGAACCTTTGTGTATGTTGTTTGAGTTCATGGCTCGTGGAGATCTTCATGAGTTTTTGATGGGAAGAGCACCTCCTTCAGGCAAGGGCTTGCCAGCTATGAGGTTGCTAAACATTGCTTATAACATCGCATCTGGTATGCAATATTTGGCTTCTCATCATTATGTCCATAGAGATTTGGCAGCTAGAAACTGTTTAGTTTCTGATGACTTCATTGTCAAGATATCTGATTTTGGACTCTCCAGAGACATTTACAGCTCAGACTATTACAGA GTTCAATCCAAGAGTTTGTTACCTGTACGATGGATGCCACCTGAATCTATTCTGTACGGGAAGTTCACCACTGAGAGCGACATTTGGTCATACGGCGTCGTCTTGTGGGAGATTTACAGTTATGGGTTACAACCTTATTATGG GTACAGTAACCAGGAAGTAATATCGATGGTGCGCGGCGGCGAGTTGCTGGCGGCTCCGACCTCGTGTCCCCCGCTCATGTACACGCTCATGCGGGACTGCTGGAAGCACACGCCACAGAGACGACCTAATTTCGAAGAGATCGTTCTTAG aaTACAAGAATGGATAACTATGGGCGGATGTCCTGAAGCAGCGCCTTCTGATTCAGGAAGTTGCAGCTTCACGAACAGACCGTCGGGTTCCAGCAGAGACTTGCAGGAAAGAGTTCCGTTACTACCTCCACACTGTTCCTCCTCCAACGGCTCCCTCGCGACAGGGAGTTTGAAGAAATTCAGTGCAGCTGGCTCCAGTTCCAAAGTCACCGAAGACAATTGTTCGACGTGCAGCGAAGTACCTCCTTTAGCACCCAAAACGAAAAAACATAGCTCAGGCTCACTCATTGACACCGAAAAAGTAGGCACGAAAGATACCGTTGTAAGGATACCCAACACTCAGTTCGGTAACGAAATATAA
- the LOC142975441 gene encoding uncharacterized protein LOC142975441 produces the protein MEMCRVCLTTEKGMQRLDETFITQYNLLTDLNVTLLDGMPQFSCGTCSKTITYFIEFRDKCITSETTLRELINSDVKEENESKNTEILSEEKPLTDDVKLEIKIENDNDNEDSFLDDVDVSYEEYKGDISKLVKQDEDIKPKRCQKKKKKAAVKKKIKKIVENVIDDNKLLCGVCPKIFEVKSELVDHLESHKDHRQCVLCKEKVNSYSQLLAHRLVHMPSKTLKCHICDKKFKAALYMEHHYRIAHIKTDEPKLSCNICFAKFPIPKRLTSHMKHLHSHVQYFCDWCSKGFMNKSNLKSHIKLHTKLKPYVCDQCGFSCKHSSGLQDHKIRRHSEKKVYCKNCSRPFRSQEDHDKHRCKDKQKVCNVCGMLLSGRARLTTHMASHSDVRKYECNRCPAKYKSKTALIVHINRHDGNRTKQCEFCQAKFYSAAVLIKHRRTHTGEKPYVCKICNKGFTGNHNLKVHMKVHGEYLIVKKNADTDLNKLYDFTK, from the exons ATGGAAATGTGTAGAGTATGTTTAACAACCGAAAAGGGGATGCAACGATTAGATGAAACCTTCATTACTCAATACAACTTATTGACAGATCTTAAC GTCACGTTATTAGATGGAATGCCTCAATTTTCATGTGGCACATGTTCCAAgactataacatattttatagagTTCAGAGACAAATGTATTACCTCAGAGACAACACTGCGGGAATTAATAAATTCC gatGTAAAGGAAGAAAATGAGagtaaaaatacagaaatactTTCAGAGGAGAAACCATTAACAGATGATGTGAAATTAGAAATCAAAATAGAAAATGATAATGACAATGAAGACTCTTTTTTAGATGATGTTGATGTTtcatatgaagaatataaaggTGATATCAGTAAACTTGTCAAACAAGATGAAG atataaAACCTAAGAGGTgtcagaaaaaaaagaaaaaggctgctgttaagaaaaaaataaaaaagattgtAGAAAATGTTATAGATGATAACAAATTGCTTTGTG GAGTTTGCCCCAAAATATTTGAAGTGAAGAGTGAACTGGTAGACCACTTGGAGAGCCACAAAGATCACAGGCAATGTGTCTTGTGCAAGGAGAAAGTAAACAGCTACTCTCAACTTCTGGCTCACAGACTGGTGCATATGCCTTCAAAAACACTAAAATGTCATATTTGCGACAAAAAATTCAAGGCTGCTTTATACATGGAACATCACTATAGAATTGCACATATAAAAACTGAT GAACCCAAGCTGTCTTGTAATATCTGTTTTGCAAAATTTCCTATTCCAAAAAGATTAACATCTCATATGAAACACTTGCATTCGcatgtacaatatttttgtgactgGTGTTCTAAAGG GTTCATGAATAAGTCAAACTTAAAGTCACATATAAAACTACATACTAAATTAAAACCTTATGTATGTGATCAATGTGGATTTTCCTGCAAGCATAGTAGTGGTCTACAA GACCACAAAATAAGGCGACACTCTGAAAAAAAGGTGTACTGCAAAAACTGCTCAAGACCATTTAGAAGTCAAGAGGACCATGATAAACATAGATGTAAAGATAAACAAaaagtatgtaatgtatgtgGAATGCTGTTATCTGGTAGAGCAAGA TTGACGACGCATATGGCCAGTCACAGCGATGTGCGCAAGTACGAGTGCAACCGTTGTCCGGCCAAGTACAAGTCGAAAACGGCGCTGATAGTACACATCAACCGTCACGACGGTAACCGTACCAAGCAGTGCGAATTCTGCCAGGCCAAGTTCTACAGCGCAGCTGTGCTTATTAAACATAGAAGAACACATACAG gTGAAAAACCATATGTGTGCAAGATTTGTAACAAAGGATTTACTGGCAACCACAATCTCAAAGTTCATATGAAAGTGCATGGAGAGTACTTAATTGTTAAGAAAAATGCTGACACAgatttaaataagttatatgATTTTACCAAATGA